In Elstera cyanobacteriorum, the DNA window CCGTGCCGACGCCGACGCGCCCGTTCCAGGGTTGGCGCTATTTCGATAGCGAAAAAGCCCCGCCCGACCTCGGTGGGGCGGGCGGCGCCGATATGCCGCCGGAGATGGCGGCGGAACTGCGCAGCCTGGGGCTTCTCTAAGCGCCTGGTTTCTCGGAGATTTCTCCGCTCGGGATCGCGCCCGGGCGGGGTATGTGACGGATTGTTAGGAGTGGCGTGACAGATTTTTTAAAAAAGCGCTTGCGCGTTTTTGGGGCCAGGGCTATAACGCGGCTCCCGACGACGAGCGGCGCGGCGCTAAAGCGCTGATGCAGCAGCGAAATCGGGATGGAGCCGGAAGGTTCCGGGTTCTTTGACATTGTTGATTTATGGGAAGGGATATGGAGTTGGTGGCCTGTTGGCTGCTGGTTCTTGGTCTCTTGAGAGAGAGAGTTTAGGGTCAGTTTTANNNNNNNNNNNNNNNNNNNNNNNNNNNNNNNNNNNNNNNNNNNNNNNNNNNNNNNNNNNNNNNNNNNNNNNNNNNNNNNNNNNNNNNNNNNNNNNNNNNNNNNNNNNNNNNNNNNNNNNNNNNNNNGATCTTTGACATTGTTGATTTATGGGAAGGGATATGGAGTTGGTGGCCTGTTGGCTGCTGGTTCTTGGTCTCTTGAGAGAGAGAGTTTAGGGTCAGTTTTAGTGGTGTCAGTGATGGCGCCATTAACCTGAGAGTTTGATCCTGGCTCAGAACGAACGCTGGCGGCATGCCTAACACATGCAAGTCGAACGAGTNATGCCCGGAAATCGGTGATCCGCTCCAAAGTCGAACACGTCTTCGCCGGGCTGAAGGATCGGATGGGCTTGTTTGTCCGAACGATCGGTC includes these proteins:
- a CDS encoding transposase; this encodes MAACLTHASRTSXARKSVIRSKVEHVFAGLKDRMGLFVRTIGLDRATTKIGLANIAYNMRRLIWLDTRNAPA